Genomic window (Moritella sp. F3):
TCGATCTTAAAATGAAATGATTAAGCACTTAGCTGCGCTTCATTATCATTACGTTTCGCTATTTTATGACCGTCTTCAGTGCAACCTGCTTTCCAATAGCTGCTGATATAGAGATTGTCTTTATCGACAGCTTTTTCATTTCTGAAGTATTGGCGTAATGCGCGCATGGTTGAAAATTCACAAGCACACCACACCGAGACATCACCTGATAACCAAGCTAATGCTTGTACTTGGCTGGCTAGCTCTGTCTCAGTTGAATTCGCGAGAACCCAAACAACTTCTATGCCATCTGGTTTGATTAAGGTTTGCTTGTCATCTGTATGGTTAATTTCAATGACGGCATAACCTTCGGCTGTCGCAGGGAGCTTGTTGAGTTGCGCGGCTAATGCCGGTAGCGCAGTCATGTCTGCCACTAAAAAGTACCAATTCACGTGCAGGTTTATCGGTTTTATTTCCCCTGGGCCTGCTATTGAGATGGAATCACCAATGCGCGCTGATTGCGACCACGCCGCGGCAAAACCACCGTGTTCACTTATTGTTTGTTCATTAACACCATGTCCATGACGAACGAAATCAACGTCAAATTGATCGAGTGAGTGGCGTAAATGGCGGATGGTATAAGTTCGCATTTTAGGACGGGTGTCTGCCGGTAATGTTGAAATGTCTGTCTCACCTTGTTCAGTGAATAATAGCTTAATATAACCACCCTCGGCATCAGTGGGGAAGTCAGACAAATCATCAGCCTGAAAACTAATACGTTGCATGTTTGGTGTTATTTGTTGGCTGTCTATTACTGTGACTATTCTACCGTTTGGTTTCTTACTCATATTAACCCCCTTAATGATCGGCTATTGCCCGTAGTACATGCAAATGCGCTTACCATTGATTTCGTGAATATCAAAATCAGTGTCATAAATTGCTGATAAGGTTGCTTGGTTGATGATTTCTGCAACCGACCCATTAGCGACCACTTTACCTTTTTTTAGCGCGACGATATTGTCTGAATAACAAGAGGCAAAGTTAATATCGTGGATCACAATGACCACCGCTTTACCTAACTCATGCGCTAAGGTTTTAATGTTTTTCATTATTTGTAATGAATGCTTAATATCTAAGTTATTCAGTGGCTCATCCAAAAATACATAATCAGTATCTTGTGCCACGACCATGGCGATAAAGGCTAACTGACGTTGACCACCACTGAGTTCATCAAGGTACTTGTTTTCAATCGGGGTTAAATCTAAGTAGCCGATCGCTTTGTTAATGACGTCATTGTCGTTAGCCGTTAACTTACCCTGACTATAAGGATAGCGCCCAAACGCCACTAATTCTCGTACCGTAAAGCGCATATTAAGATTGTTAGACTGGCGTAATACCGCGAGTTTTTTTGCCAGTGCTTTGGTGTCCCAATCTAATACGTCTTGGTTGTCGATAATGACGTTACCACTGTCTTTATTTAATAAACGGCATGCCATCGACAATACGGTACTTTTACCTGCGCCATTGGGGCCAATAATAGAAGTGACTTGGCCTTTAATGAATGAGGCTGAAGCTTGATCGACAACTTTGTGTTGGCCAAATGATTTAGATAAATTAGTTAATGAAATCACGTTTTATATACCCTAATTGCGATGATTTAATCGCTACCTATTGAATTTTTTGTCGAACAAGCAGCGATAAGAAATACAAGCCGCCCACAAAGTTGATCACGACACTTAGCGTGGTCGAGAAGCTAAAGACATTTTCGATGATCCATTGCCCTGATAGCAGCATCGACATAGCCATTAAGCTACTTGCGATGAGCAATGTTTTATGACGATAGGTACTAAAGAACTCTTTGGTTAAATTCGCGACCAATAAGCCAAAGAACATCACAGGGCCCACCAAGGCTGTTGATAACGAGATCATGATGGCAACCAATATCAGCACTTGCTTGGTGATACGTCGTGTATCAACGCCTAAGCTAATCGCATTGTCATTGTCTAACCAAAATACGTCTAATACAGGCGCGAGTTTGAATAGTAAGGCACTGACGATAAGTAACGGTATCACGCATAAGTACACCAGTTCCTGGTTGACGTTATTAAAACTGGCAAACATGCTTGCTTGAATGGTTAAGAAGTCATTGGGGTCAACCAGCATCATGAAAAACGATGACACATTATCAAATAACTGACCGAAGATAACGCCAAGTAATAACAAGGTTATGACGTTACTCTTACCATCATTTCTGGCGAAGTAAAAACCAAACAACAATAACGAAAAGCCCACCATGATGGAAACCGACAAGACAAAGTTAATAAATGGATTTAATAGCAATACACTAAAACCGCCAAAGATAACCACGACCAATACTTGAGTCAGTAAATACAAGGCATCAAAGCCCATAATACTGGGGGTTAAAATACGATTATGGGTAATGGTTTGAAAGACCAATGATGATTGGGCAATGGCAATGCTAGCGATGATCATGGCTAACACTTTCGGCACGCGACGTGATAAAAAGTATTCATAGTTTGAAGCATCTAAGCCAACGCCGATGAATAGAAACGTGAAGAGTACCGTGATAGCTGCCAGTCCGGTGAGTTTCATTGCATCAGACATTTTGTTTCCCTTTTACAATGAAGAAGATAAATACCACACCACCCAATATGCTGATGATCATTGAAATAGGGATCTCGTAAGGGAAGATGATCACGCGACCAACCACATCACAAAGTAAAATCAAAATAGCCCCAATAATAGCCGTTAGCGGAATGTTCTTACGTAAATTATCCCCATAAAATTGCGCGACTAAATTAGGTACGATCAGACCTAAGAAAGGTAATTGACCGACGATCATCACGACAGATGCAGACATAATAGACACAAGCATAATGCCGATGAAGAGTACTTGTTTGTAATTCAAGCCTATATTGGTGGCGAAGTCTTTACCCATCCCAACCGCTGATAAACGGGTTGCGTACCAGTAGCTGATTACGGAGATAGGCAGGGCGATATAAAGTAACTCGTAATTACCTTGCAAAATGCTGGCAAAGTTAGCCACTGTCCATGCTGATAGGTTTTGTACTGCATCATATTTATAAGCGACGAAAGTGGCAGCGGAAGACACCACATTACCAAAAATAATACCGATGAGCGGAACGTAAATGGCGTTTTTAAATTGGATCCGATGGATAAACTGAATGAATAGCAGGGTGCCCGCAATCGCCATACCAAATATCAGTAATAAGCTATCACCATGACCAAGGAATACCAGACTTAAGACATAGCCGAGCATGGCACATTCAATCGTGCCCGAGGTCGATGGTGATGCAAACCTATTTTGACTGATTTGCTGCATGATCAAACCTGCAATACTCAGCCCTGCGCCAGATAACAAGATAGCCAATAGGCGGGGTAATCGACTGATTAACAGCAGCTCTATCGCATCAGTATCACCACTTAAAATAGCCGCGAAAGAGAGGTCTGCGACACCGATAAATACCGAGGCGATACTGAGAATGACCAGTACAAACAATAACTTTTTCAAGGTAAGCCTCAATTACAGTGCGCGTGATTGCTGCATATCTTCAATCATTTGGTCGGTTGCCGTGACACCTGACAGGGCAATATACCAAGCGTTAATGTCTAAGTAATTTAGCTTATCGTCTTTATACGCTTTGGTTGATTTAACTAATGGATTAGCGAACTCTTCGCGGGTACGGCTCTTGTCTTTATTAATCAATTTGTCTTTGTCGATGATGAAGAGGTTAGCTGGATTAACGTTACTAATAAATTCATACGAGATCAGGTCGCCATGACGAGATTCTTTAATATTAGGCACCGCTTCTTGGAAACCAAAATCACGATAAATGGCAGAAAAACGCGACAGTGCACCAAACGTAGTGATATTGCCGCCAGCGCTCATTACCGTTAATGCTTTAACGTCATTAGTTTTATTGTAAGCTGCGATTTCAGTGATCTTAGCATCAACACTGGCGATTTTAGCTTCTACTTTTGGCTGGATTTCAAAGATGTCACCAAGCATACGCCATTGTTGTTGGGTACTTTGCCAATAGCCATCTGATTCTGGTGCGAACATTACTGTAGGGGCTATTTTTGATAGTTCTTTATAAGATTCGACCGCGCGAGAACCGATGATGATCACATCTGGTTTTTGCATGTAAATGGTTTCAAAATCAGGTTCGTTTAAGCTACCTGAAGACGCGAATTCTTTGCTTTTATATTTCAACAAATAATCTGGCATCGTTGTCGCTTTACTTAATGCTACGGGCTTAATACCAAAATAATCTAACGCATCTAATGTACCGGTACCTATCACGACAACACGCTGAGGGTTAGTCTCCAATGTGGTTTTACCTAATTGATGGGTAACTGTGATGGTTTCTGATAAAGCGTTGGCTGAGAATAATAATCCAAAGAAAGTAGCTACAACTGATAGTTTCATATTACTGTAAATCCAAATGATAATTGTTCGTATTCTTATATCATATAGTAAAACAAACCCCAATGACTAGTAAATTATAGGTAAAGAATGTAAATTCAAATCCAATGTAAAGCACTGTAAGTTAACGTCATTTAGTGTTGTTTTATGTTGGTTTTAACGGCGTGGTGTTAACTGGAATGTGAAGAAAGTAAAGGATGTATTAAGGCCATTATAACTGTGCTATCTTGGCCGCGTTGTTTTTAACGCTTTAATTCTATGAGGTATTTATGAGCTCTATCACCCATACTGGAATCTACGACTTAACGAATGCACTGAGTAATGGCCTAAGCCATGATTTAAGTAATAGCCACGACAGTTATCATGCTCATTTCTATTTTGATGAGTCATCGCTGGCATTAGCCACTGCATTACGCACTACTATTCGTGATGAACTTGGCTTAGAAATAGGTAATTTAAATACACGGTTGGTGGGGCCTCATCCACAATGGAGCTTTGCAGCAACGTTTAGTCATGATGATTTTGATACTTTCGTCCCTTGGGTTAAAGCAAATAGACAGGGACTGACCGTGTTGATACATGCAGTGACAGGCGATGATTTAATTGATCATACCGAGCATGTGCATTGGTTAGGTTCACCGATTAAACTTGATCTGTCTGGCTTTTAATATCGGTGAACTCTGAGGTTATTTTTGCACTAACCAGTTGATGCCTGAAATATGTTTCGGGCCTTCTAAATCAACTAAGATCTCGGTTGGATCGTCGGGATTAATTTTGATTGGAAATGCTTTTTTTGGTGCAAGTCTTGGTTCTAGTCCTGCACTAGGATAAATATCATCTTGATCTAGGGTGCCATTGTAAAGCTTATGATCATATGAATAGGCAATATCAATGAGTACATCATTATAATCATCATATTCTTGGCTGATCACAATCGCATTTGATGGTGTCCAATCATCTGTACCACTAAAAATGAAAAAATACACCGCAGCCATCATTACGATAAAAGAGATTAATGCGGGTTTATTCTGTATTGCAATTTTGTCCGACATACTACTACAACTTCCTACTATTTATTGTCCATATAAAATATAGCGGAATGTTATATTAAAACCATGCTTAACACTATTAAATCCTTGCGGGTGAACATATCCACATGTTATTTCTGATCTTGCATTAGCCGTTGAAAGTGAAGGCTCATTTACGCTTATTACTTGCTCTACTTAGCATTGATATTTCAAACAATATATTGAAACCAAACAGCAAACAGCCTACCATCACAAAATGTGAAGCAAACTTAAACAATGTACATTTATAGAGAGTATACACATGCAAAATGATGACCTTAAAGCGCTGTTAAATAACATCCAATCGGCAGTAAATAATGATGCTGTTTCTGGAAACAATATAACAACTTATGCACTATCAGATGAAGCCTTTACTGAAGAAGTACTTGATGTACTTTCTGAAAATTTGAAGGGTTACAAAGACGTTCGAATTGACGGCAGCAATTTAGTGTTGACTCATGCTGATAAGTAACATTACTTAGCGTAAATAAGGGGGCTGTTAACAGTCTCTTTATTGCTACTATTATCAGAGTTACATTTCCACTTCGGAATTTCTATTTCTGCATTAAACCTTAAAGTTAATACTCATCTCATACTATCCCCTTATTGCTTGGCCTACTCACAATTCGATACACTGCTGCCCATTAACAATTTGTAAGATATTGACCTGTTTCACGCGTGTTATTTCACCTTCTAAATGGTTAAAGTCGTAAGTGTGGATCATGGATGCTAGGAATGTAGAAAGGATGAATGGATATGAATAAATTGATTGTGCTGATAGTCGTGGCCGCGTTTATGAACCACTATAACCCAAGCCTATTTAATTTTATTTGGCAAAAAGATGGGGCATTTAACCCCAGTGGCACCGCAAGAGCATTATTGTTTGTGCATGACGAATGTGGCGCGCCGTGCAGTGCAGCGTTAGAACACCTTAAAAGTAAGTCAATAAAGCCTGAAATCATAGATCTAAAAGATAATCCTGAAGGTAGAAAGCAGTTACAGCAGTTCGTTGACAGTACGATGCTACCGGTATTGGTCGTGGGTAATAACATCTACAGCGGTTTTAATGCACGTAGCTATAATGAGTATCTATACGAAATAAAAGGCGACAGTGTTTTTAGTTGGCGAGATAAACGTGTTTACAAGCAACACTTCGATGAGTTTAATCAACCTAAAGTCGTTATTTACAGTCGTCGAGGTTGTAGTCGTTGTAGTGACCTGCGTGATAGTTTTGATTCATATGGTATCGAATATATTGAATGGAATATTCATAACAACAGTGAAGCGAAAACCCGTCATAGTATCCTAGCAAAAGCATACGGCGGCTCAAGTGATGCGTTATTGTATGTAGGGACAAGAAGGATTGAGGCATTCGAAGTCGGTGGTGTGTTGCAGGCGATAGAGGATTTAATGTAAAGGCTTAATACTACTGTCTTTATCTCTATTGTTCATGCAAATAGTCCATCGCTAATATAGGATAATTAGCGATGGTACAGACCTTACTTATATCAATAGGATATTAAGCGTTGTCTTCTGATTCTTCAGCGCGTTCTTCAACATTATCTTCAACGCTTTCTGAAACTAAGCGGATACGACGTGCGTTACGGTCTATTTGGTTTTGTAAGAAACCTTTTAATTCAGTCTCAGCCCAAATTTGTGCTTCTGATTCTGAAGCAAAACCAGCTTGGCTTTTTGATACAACTGTTTTTTTAGATGTGATTTTTCTAACTATTTCAGCAGTCCAAGAACCGTCTACTAATACCAAATTAAAATCGTACTTTTTGCCTTTAGCCATGAGTCTATTTCCTAGCGATTATTAAGTGTGATGTTTTTTTATAAATGGTGTTTTTTCATTCTACTTAATCATCGCGATACGTTTTGTTATCAACACTGGATAAAGAGAAATGAACTAGAGGCGGGATTCTAGGCTAAAATCACAAAAACACCAGCAGTTAATTAAATTCATCACTAGATTTTAGTATATATCGACCATTTTTAATCATTTTTCGTAAAGAAGGGTAATTTTAATGAGCCAGACTTGTGATATTTCACTATTATCGGTAAAAAGATGCACTATGAATAATCTAACCATAAGCTTAATTACAAACATATATGCGTATTACTAAACCTACAAACAATGCCAATATTAGCTTGCTATTAATAGTAACGTTTTTGGTTGCTTGTATGGTTAACAATGCTTATACGTTTAATAAGCCGGTTGTTAATGCTGAACAGTTTCGTAATGATCCGCTAAATTCTCAGGATAATTTACAACATAATTCACAAGGTATTTCACAAGAGAACTCGACAGTCAGTACGGTTGTTAATGCTGAACTTTACGATGCTAGTTACCTAGATAACAGTGATGGCGTGTGTAAGTTGACCGAAAAGCTATTGCAGAAAGCCAGTACCCACATGGATGAACTGGTAATGGTCATATTGATGATCATTATGTTTAACCATTACTTCATGCGCCAAACACCGAATACTGTGTCCCTCACCACTCGGCTGGTTCCTTCACAACGCCGTCATCTTATTTTGTGTAAATTCGACGAGTAATACTCTGTCCTACCTTCGCTATAGAAAATGCACGACTAAACATATCTATTTATATTAACTGTTTGATATTAAGTGTTTAAGTCTTTTCTGTAACTCAGGTATATTAACGAACTATTATGCTGATCTGTAGACACTGTCTGCTGATTCGCAACCGACTTAATACAATTGGTATTGAAGTATCGTTACGATAGCTTTACGTACTTTTTGGAGACATGATTTGAAGATAATAAAAGCCTTATTTGTAACTTGTTTACTGTTTATCTCGACGAGTATTTCGGCGCAGACAACAGGCTGGTTGCAAGACCCGTCACATCCACCTATCCAGTTACGCTTTATGCTGACAGGGCAAGTGGATAAAACCAATAATACTGTTCCTGCAGTACTTGAAGTAAAACTTTCAGGTGATTGGAAAACCTATTGGCGTTCACCTGGTGAAGGTGGTATAGCACCAAGTATTGATTGGAAAAATTCAAGCAATCTGGTTAATAGTGATTGGCAATGGCCAGTGCCGAAACATTTCTCATTGCTTGGATTGGAGACTTATGGTTATACCGATACCGTTAGCTTCCCAATGCAACTGCGTTTCGAAGACATTCATAAGCCGTTGGAGTTAGCCGGTACATTAACCTTATCTTCATGCACAACGATTTGTGTGTTAACAGACTATGATATCAATATGTCGGTTGATATTAACAATCTGCAAGCTGATGCTGAAGCGATGTTTTTGTATAACAAAAGTATCGTCGAAGTACCGAAAAAAGTAGATGATAATAATGCGATTGAGTTGCTATGGGATCAACAAAAAAGCCAGTTACAAGCAAAAGTATCAGGTTATGACTGGACTGGAACACCGACATTATTAATTGATGGTGATCTTGATACTAGCTTTAAGCTGGTGGCTGTTGATCAAGTTGCGGACACTATAACGGCTGTGTTTGATGCAAGCAGTTGGTTAGGTAAGGTGGAATTAATTGATAAGCCATTAAACTTAACGGTCATCGACTCTGAGCAAGCATTAGAATTTTCGACGCCTGTTATTGCTGGGTTCGTTACCGTTACAGGCGAATCTTTAATTGGCATTGTACTTTTTGCGTTATTAGGTGGTCTGATACTTAATATTATGCCTTGTGTTTTACCTGTACTAGGTATGAAATTAAGCACTATTATCGATGCACCCCGTGTTGAAAAAGGTAAAATTAGACAGCAGTTCTTTGCATCTGCAGCCGGTATTATCGTGTCGTTCTGGTTACTTGCTAGCTTTATTTTCGTGCTTAAAGTGTCAGGTCAAGCGATAGGGTGGGGTATTCAATTCCAAAGCCCTTGGTTTATTGCCGTCATGGTGGTGATCACGGCTGTGTTCTCATTAAATATGCTTGGCGCATTTGAATTTAGCTTATCGTCAAATGTACAAACGAAACTGGCTACTGCTGGTGATGACAGTAATCGTGGCCACTTTTTACAAGGTATGTTTGCGACCTTATTAGCTACGCCATGTAGTGCGCCATTCTTGGGTACGGCAGTTGCTTATGCGTTTGGTGCTGATACGCTGAGTTTATTTGTTATCTTTACAGCGCTAGCTATCGGTATGGCATTGCCGTGGTTGTTAGTTGCAACTTTTCCGAGTCTTGTCAGTCTATTACCTAAACCTGGTCGTTGGATGGGGTCGGTTAAAACTGTGTTTTCAGGATTGTTAATGCTGACCTGTTTATGGTTAGTAACCTTGCTTTCAAGCTTCTTGCCG
Coding sequences:
- a CDS encoding siderophore-interacting protein, with amino-acid sequence MSKKPNGRIVTVIDSQQITPNMQRISFQADDLSDFPTDAEGGYIKLLFTEQGETDISTLPADTRPKMRTYTIRHLRHSLDQFDVDFVRHGHGVNEQTISEHGGFAAAWSQSARIGDSISIAGPGEIKPINLHVNWYFLVADMTALPALAAQLNKLPATAEGYAVIEINHTDDKQTLIKPDGIEVVWVLANSTETELASQVQALAWLSGDVSVWCACEFSTMRALRQYFRNEKAVDKDNLYISSYWKAGCTEDGHKIAKRNDNEAQLSA
- a CDS encoding ABC transporter ATP-binding protein; this translates as MISLTNLSKSFGQHKVVDQASASFIKGQVTSIIGPNGAGKSTVLSMACRLLNKDSGNVIIDNQDVLDWDTKALAKKLAVLRQSNNLNMRFTVRELVAFGRYPYSQGKLTANDNDVINKAIGYLDLTPIENKYLDELSGGQRQLAFIAMVVAQDTDYVFLDEPLNNLDIKHSLQIMKNIKTLAHELGKAVVIVIHDINFASCYSDNIVALKKGKVVANGSVAEIINQATLSAIYDTDFDIHEINGKRICMYYGQ
- a CDS encoding iron chelate uptake ABC transporter family permease subunit; this translates as MSDAMKLTGLAAITVLFTFLFIGVGLDASNYEYFLSRRVPKVLAMIIASIAIAQSSLVFQTITHNRILTPSIMGFDALYLLTQVLVVVIFGGFSVLLLNPFINFVLSVSIMVGFSLLLFGFYFARNDGKSNVITLLLLGVIFGQLFDNVSSFFMMLVDPNDFLTIQASMFASFNNVNQELVYLCVIPLLIVSALLFKLAPVLDVFWLDNDNAISLGVDTRRITKQVLILVAIMISLSTALVGPVMFFGLLVANLTKEFFSTYRHKTLLIASSLMAMSMLLSGQWIIENVFSFSTTLSVVINFVGGLYFLSLLVRQKIQ
- the vctD gene encoding ABC transporter permease, giving the protein MKKLLFVLVILSIASVFIGVADLSFAAILSGDTDAIELLLISRLPRLLAILLSGAGLSIAGLIMQQISQNRFASPSTSGTIECAMLGYVLSLVFLGHGDSLLLIFGMAIAGTLLFIQFIHRIQFKNAIYVPLIGIIFGNVVSSAATFVAYKYDAVQNLSAWTVANFASILQGNYELLYIALPISVISYWYATRLSAVGMGKDFATNIGLNYKQVLFIGIMLVSIMSASVVMIVGQLPFLGLIVPNLVAQFYGDNLRKNIPLTAIIGAILILLCDVVGRVIIFPYEIPISMIISILGGVVFIFFIVKGKQNV
- a CDS encoding siderophore ABC transporter substrate-binding protein; its protein translation is MKLSVVATFFGLLFSANALSETITVTHQLGKTTLETNPQRVVVIGTGTLDALDYFGIKPVALSKATTMPDYLLKYKSKEFASSGSLNEPDFETIYMQKPDVIIIGSRAVESYKELSKIAPTVMFAPESDGYWQSTQQQWRMLGDIFEIQPKVEAKIASVDAKITEIAAYNKTNDVKALTVMSAGGNITTFGALSRFSAIYRDFGFQEAVPNIKESRHGDLISYEFISNVNPANLFIIDKDKLINKDKSRTREEFANPLVKSTKAYKDDKLNYLDINAWYIALSGVTATDQMIEDMQQSRAL
- a CDS encoding DOPA 4,5-dioxygenase family protein yields the protein MSSITHTGIYDLTNALSNGLSHDLSNSHDSYHAHFYFDESSLALATALRTTIRDELGLEIGNLNTRLVGPHPQWSFAATFSHDDFDTFVPWVKANRQGLTVLIHAVTGDDLIDHTEHVHWLGSPIKLDLSGF
- a CDS encoding glutaredoxin domain-containing protein, translating into MNKLIVLIVVAAFMNHYNPSLFNFIWQKDGAFNPSGTARALLFVHDECGAPCSAALEHLKSKSIKPEIIDLKDNPEGRKQLQQFVDSTMLPVLVVGNNIYSGFNARSYNEYLYEIKGDSVFSWRDKRVYKQHFDEFNQPKVVIYSRRGCSRCSDLRDSFDSYGIEYIEWNIHNNSEAKTRHSILAKAYGGSSDALLYVGTRRIEAFEVGGVLQAIEDLM
- a CDS encoding DUF3622 domain-containing protein, whose product is MAKGKKYDFNLVLVDGSWTAEIVRKITSKKTVVSKSQAGFASESEAQIWAETELKGFLQNQIDRNARRIRLVSESVEDNVEERAEESEDNA
- a CDS encoding protein-disulfide reductase DsbD gives rise to the protein MKIIKALFVTCLLFISTSISAQTTGWLQDPSHPPIQLRFMLTGQVDKTNNTVPAVLEVKLSGDWKTYWRSPGEGGIAPSIDWKNSSNLVNSDWQWPVPKHFSLLGLETYGYTDTVSFPMQLRFEDIHKPLELAGTLTLSSCTTICVLTDYDINMSVDINNLQADAEAMFLYNKSIVEVPKKVDDNNAIELLWDQQKSQLQAKVSGYDWTGTPTLLIDGDLDTSFKLVAVDQVADTITAVFDASSWLGKVELIDKPLNLTVIDSEQALEFSTPVIAGFVTVTGESLIGIVLFALLGGLILNIMPCVLPVLGMKLSTIIDAPRVEKGKIRQQFFASAAGIIVSFWLLASFIFVLKVSGQAIGWGIQFQSPWFIAVMVVITAVFSLNMLGAFEFSLSSNVQTKLATAGDDSNRGHFLQGMFATLLATPCSAPFLGTAVAYAFGADTLSLFVIFTALAIGMALPWLLVATFPSLVSLLPKPGRWMGSVKTVFSGLLMLTCLWLVTLLSSFLPTLVIYGVFSVVSLIFIGFMIKLKGKRAVLISVSVGLLIGSAVALAASLTTSKWSNGLPEDLAWQELDTVRIEQEVQAGKTVFVNITADWCITCKANKIGVILQDPVYSKLQSENIVPMEGDWTVRSEKVTNYLQNNGRFGVPFNIVYGPKAPNGIPLPVILTDDAVMNAIKRASGE